Sequence from the bacterium genome:
GTCGAAATCGCGATGAACCCAATCCGTTGTCAGCGATTTTCCCGGTTCAATCCGGATGATTTTGCGCGGCCCGTATTCGGCATCGAATTTCCAGCCGTAATTGTATTTGCCGTCTGTTTTAAGATCGACGGTTGCCCTGGTTGAAATCCATTCGTCCATTTTTTCGGGTACGGTTAAAGCTGACCAAACGTCCTCGGGCGGTGCGTCGATGGTGACGGACATCCGTACGGAATTTCCGGGATCTTTGACGCTAAAATTCAGTAAAGATCGGCCGGTTTCGACGAAGTGTCTCAAATTGTACAAAAAAATCTGCACGCCATCCGAGGCGAGATACCAATGCATGATATTGGAATTGTCAAGCAGTTCATGCGTAATAGTGACGATTGAACCTTGGCCGACCGTATCAATTTCAAAAATCAGGCGCGTCTGCATGCCGATCCATGGCCACCGAATTTCTAGTCGTGACGGTTTTTGAACGGTAGACAAAATTTGATGGGCGTCTTTAGGGTCGACGCATCCATACAATGCTTCCCCCCAGAAACGAAATTTTCCACCCGGCTTGAGTTCAACTTCGGCACCGTCGCACAGCCACTGTTTCATTAATTCTGGTTTAGTTAACGCATCAAAGACGTCAGCAGGTTTACCCAAAATGTGAATGCCCAGACGAATTTTTTTCGTTTCTTCCATATCATACTCCCAGTAAAAATTATGGTTTCTGCACTTCCGGGTGTACGGCACATATCAGGCGAAAGGGGATGCCGTTTTCGTGATGATATTTGCCGGCGAGATTACCAAGAAAAAAAGCTAATTCCTCAGCAAAACCTCGGCGGTCCTCTTCCGTGTGAAACGCTACCCGTGTTTCCAATGCGAGTGTGGGTACCGGCTGACTTTGGCTTAACGCAGCAACATCATCGATCAATTGACTGCCAAGGGCAATCAGATATTCGGATTTAGTTCGATCTATGGTTTTCGGGTCTGCTTTGATATAACTGAGCGCCGAAGGACTCACGACAAATGCCGGAGCTACCGATCGGTAAATTCTCTCGACACAATTTCCCTTCCTTTTTTCTTCAACAAATTGAATCAATCCTGCTTTTTCAAGTTCACGTAAATGATAATTGGCTACTTGCCGCGGAATGCCGAGTTTGGGTGCAAGAGCAGAGGCAGAGCCGGGCTGGCTGAGTGAACGCAGGATTTGGAGCCGAAGCGGATGGAGTGCTTTTCCGGCTTTTTCAGAATTGTTTATAATTTTAATGGAATCAACATTTGACATATTTTGAATATACTACCGACAAGATTATTTGTCAAGATAAATAACATTGTCGGTAATTTATAGTACATAAATCTTAAATTGAATTTTAAATCGAATTACGTTAGTAATGATATATTTTTATTTAATTTAAAAATAAAGTGATTTTTTTCACAAACATCATGTTTTACTATGATAAAAGTCTTGGCTAAAAATTGCACGCCATGTTACCTTATCAGTGTTTAAGAAATCCCCAAATTACGGGTTTTAAAACAGAGGGGTTTTTATGGAAATTGGTTCACGGCTTATTCTAGAATGGAAAGATCTTCAGAAGCTTTTTGATGCTATTATTGATCAAAAATATACCCTTGTTGGGCCCACCGTTAAAAATCAAGCCATTCTCTACGACACGATCCGCTCAATCGATGAACTTCCCCAAGGCTTGACGGACGAACAGGTCGGCGGCCAATACCGGCTCAAAGAAACGTCAGCACCGGAAGCTTTCGGTTATACTCTGAGCGCGCAATCGTGGAAGCGCTTTTTATTTCCGCCGGAAGCCCGTTTATGGAAAGCGACGCGCAAGAACGGGAAATTTGAAATTGAACCGGATTCGCCGGCATCACCACGCTATGCTTTTTTTGGCGTTCGGCCGTGCGAACTCAAGGCGATACATATCCAGGATAAAGTTTTTATCAATAAACCTTATGCCGATCCCAATTATTCGCTTCGGCGCGATCAATTGCTCATGATTGTCATGCAATGTACTCAGGCCGGGAGCAATTGTTTTTGTACTTCGATGAATACGGGTCCGCGCGCGCGCAATGGGTTTGATCTGGCGATGACGGAGGTAGCGGATACGGACCGGCATTATTTTGTAGTCGAAATAGGGACGGATCGCGGAGCGGCGCTGATGCAATCGGTACCGCTCACGCAAGCCACCGAGAAGGAACTTCAACAAGCGACGCAATGGGAGAGCCGGGCAACGGCAATGATGACGAAAACCTTGGACACGGCCCATATTCAGGAACTCCTCGACCGCCAATTTGAAAGTCCCCGATGGGACGAGACCGCTTCGCGATGCCTGTCCTGTGCCAATTGCACTATGGTCTGTCCGACCTGTTTTTGTTCCGACGTCGAAGACACGACCGATCTGACCGGAACGACGGCGGAAAGACGCCGCCGGTGGGATTCGTGTTTTACCGCTACGCATTCGCATTTACACGGCGGCAGTGTCCGGACGTCGGCGAAATCGCGGTACCGCCAGTGGCTGACGCACAAACTTTCCTATTGGATCGATCAATTCGGCGAATCGGGCTGTGTCGGCTGCGGGCGTTGTATCACGTGGTGTCCCGTTGGGATCGATCTGACGGAAGAAGTACGCGCATTTCGTGAACGCGATACATCCAAAACTTCTTAGGAGCTAACGATGGAAGATCTGAAGGCCTATTTGATCGAACACCCTTTTTTGCAGGGGTTCAGCCAGCATCACCTGGAACTGATTGTAGGATGCGCCAAAAACGTGCGGTTTGATACAGGCGAATTTATTTTCAAAGAAGGCCAGGAGGCCAATGAATTTTACCTTATCCGGCACGGCAAAGTGGCGCTGGAAATGTATGCCGCCGAAAAAGGACACATTACCATTCAAACCATCAGCGAAGGCGATGTGCTCGGCTGGTCGTGGCTGATTCCGCCGTACAATTGGCAATTCGACGCGCGTGCCGTGGAAATCACCCGCGCCATCGCGCTCGACGGGAAATGTCTCCGCGATAAATGCGAACACGATCACGACCTCGGTTTCGAATTGCTCAAACGCTTTTCGAATATCGTGAGCCAGCGGCTGGAATCGACGCGCCTACAACTCCTGGATGTGTACGGAAATTAAATGAAGGACGATTATGATTGCCGAAGCGATGCAACCGATGGCTTCAAGGCCATTTCGTATAGACCGGTTCTGGAAAGAAACCTATGATACTTTTTCGATGGAATTGATGCCGCTTGACGGTCATACTTTTTCATTCGAGCCCGGACAATTCAATATGCTGTACGTCTGGGGCGCCGGCGAAGTGCCGATTTCCATCAGCGGTAATCCCACCAAGAATCATATTCTTACACACACAGTTCGTGCCGTCGGATCAGTGACGAAATTCATGGCCAACCTGAAAAAAAACGACATCGTCGGTGTACGGGGTCC
This genomic interval carries:
- a CDS encoding 4Fe-4S dicluster domain-containing protein — translated: MEIGSRLILEWKDLQKLFDAIIDQKYTLVGPTVKNQAILYDTIRSIDELPQGLTDEQVGGQYRLKETSAPEAFGYTLSAQSWKRFLFPPEARLWKATRKNGKFEIEPDSPASPRYAFFGVRPCELKAIHIQDKVFINKPYADPNYSLRRDQLLMIVMQCTQAGSNCFCTSMNTGPRARNGFDLAMTEVADTDRHYFVVEIGTDRGAALMQSVPLTQATEKELQQATQWESRATAMMTKTLDTAHIQELLDRQFESPRWDETASRCLSCANCTMVCPTCFCSDVEDTTDLTGTTAERRRRWDSCFTATHSHLHGGSVRTSAKSRYRQWLTHKLSYWIDQFGESGCVGCGRCITWCPVGIDLTEEVRAFRERDTSKTS
- a CDS encoding helix-turn-helix domain-containing protein; its protein translation is MSNVDSIKIINNSEKAGKALHPLRLQILRSLSQPGSASALAPKLGIPRQVANYHLRELEKAGLIQFVEEKRKGNCVERIYRSVAPAFVVSPSALSYIKADPKTIDRTKSEYLIALGSQLIDDVAALSQSQPVPTLALETRVAFHTEEDRRGFAEELAFFLGNLAGKYHHENGIPFRLICAVHPEVQKP
- a CDS encoding cyclic nucleotide-binding domain-containing protein; translated protein: MEDLKAYLIEHPFLQGFSQHHLELIVGCAKNVRFDTGEFIFKEGQEANEFYLIRHGKVALEMYAAEKGHITIQTISEGDVLGWSWLIPPYNWQFDARAVEITRAIALDGKCLRDKCEHDHDLGFELLKRFSNIVSQRLESTRLQLLDVYGN
- a CDS encoding SRPBCC domain-containing protein, encoding MEETKKIRLGIHILGKPADVFDALTKPELMKQWLCDGAEVELKPGGKFRFWGEALYGCVDPKDAHQILSTVQKPSRLEIRWPWIGMQTRLIFEIDTVGQGSIVTITHELLDNSNIMHWYLASDGVQIFLYNLRHFVETGRSLLNFSVKDPGNSVRMSVTIDAPPEDVWSALTVPEKMDEWISTRATVDLKTDGKYNYGWKFDAEYGPRKIIRIEPGKSLTTDWVHRDFDQSIVEWTIEGQKGKTTLTLYHSGFIKDMDIPGYIRGWYAYMGAIKAFSEHRDQAM